The Stegostoma tigrinum isolate sSteTig4 chromosome 9, sSteTig4.hap1, whole genome shotgun sequence genome includes a region encoding these proteins:
- the LOC125454736 gene encoding A-kinase anchor protein 12-like isoform X2: MPGAVTATAVIASKVEPPSITREEDPVEMDLEQKETLPAKTKDEEPRDSQEDASPPVEIGEEAQAGEVGFKKVFKFVGCKFTVKKENPVKLEPVQLLTVKKDEDGEADGESKQEMGGLKNGDLSPAAHEAEGSPPEVLTPGETEESTDQVEPKRTAPEESVESADSPVESPAMDSPLKRFFRQGFFSVLRRKPSFKKAKDEPLVVGEKPEVNGEQVVAAGDVNGGEGDHGPSKEPSALQKDAEILGAFLVEERERDDDFEDLSVELAKVREAEERLMGKGSVSAVDDRQPCPEMKMAAPALDMGQAAQLTLQSPSAERPVKPEFAPVEVSAELQAGQTDLGPDRTQVKAPEPIVGEAELLSSQEKAKLQGSPLKKLFTSSSIKKLSGKKPKAAKGESKPGDEEEEARLQSSTESEGSPDGQKADTPPLTSPEEVNGTVPAETAEATNPEAEGMNGAADGERKKESITAWASFKKLVTSKKRPKVPSENDREDEQTDKVKSVAASSNESASAAPAELQEEAKLNAEDLSLERSTEDPKKKADVPVSWEALICVGSSKKRARKLSDSEVPQLDEELQRSPEAVAQVPDSAEELRASVPQDTDQEQGGTSPEGAVSSPVEGDVSDGAISTWESFKRLVTSRRKSKSKLEDRADESVAVVATEAAVPETEQQAKEESWASLKKLIPGRRKKRSDAKADQLPAEDLGKDTKQAEVGVSRSDDESDTPVVVPLSEYDAVEEERAAEEQQLTVGMNAVHKDELLTKSGAPAEGGELSAGQAITMDRGALESIRSSIDERSPSWISTAVSDIIEKTVEDEGKIVEEIMEAMGQPEHGDAASLADQARTVCPNEIAKEAQVSSEVAVALEYPAEESLTEETAEMVSAVSQLTETPVTTAESTPVPDDEVPVTRQTHEVLQEAAEKVKLSARPLAPPRKVAAAPEIPGSDQDSTEKVREEAVGTLRETEMSEPAGKGETGKSDAPSASEGTIRVADSESPQLERVEQTKCEMLEVSAAQSIESEMIPPPDDAAAVGVLQGVEGDAAHVSKFDTLLAEKIGEPLSLVDQTHAETACEVETGISEPRVKLVMDQTETGLETLEVSQAEDVLKTEAPLEKSKAAETSCREKVLTGDEEPIKAVTAEVPGRLEVKQLAECRDVTVGIPTESAEEATLEQTAIAEVARQMAVGNVEAVSEETIGNIHEIVEEVGTEERVIECRETLASTKEDKVEPVSEQSMKIIPANVEMNATAAGVCEESIGVTPVVIVTELCSEEMVQVGPDVSVSQVGLSEETIEVTPVITLMQVVSSEETVKDTSNVEVTEAELGEETKQTTPVVEVTEVLPGEQTTDKISPEMMTAVVCTEQTDASPVVTVTETVRGEETDSAPPVAVVMETVRGEETVGVGPVAMATETVCSEETDGASPVATVTEMVRGEDTDGASPVAMVMETVCSEEMDGASPVATVTEMVRGEDTDGATPVATVTETVCSEEMDGASPVAMVIETVCSEETDGASLVATVTEMVRGEDTDGATLVATVTETVCSEDTVGASPVAMVTETVRSEETDSAGPVAMVMETVCSEELDGAGPVAKVTETVCSEEMGGAGPVAMVTEMARGEGAITKQEEIVHMVTNDKIVQDQIKTMQKVVDAHEPVLSIAVDVGTEMSGSVCEEMMSVVSRVREQGTKEQIVEMLTSPKEVVQQQSNIVELSKETIQTSITERTVIEVVKNIDTEIGDKFEVAHLEGAVKETHVELQSETGIIAITQVGREVDQYLTKEDTMAMLSKEKFEVLPDGPIGKTVTIEFSATEVVESEAKDHETLSCVTDKPQSIATEEAVDTNENVSLQQESEVVELVQKVGDELPAVEKDQPTPEIEFESAHADVELVQLDGAGVVVPKQCEASAKADEAQKGDGVELANGATEKHLSNLESSGELCSSEASAEGCTEEPKLEVVPESEGVTLGSEIKLYSGSIDEFQTVQNETVTLTTEPYVAESSESREVAFPVTAAAVEEQVIAETVGSVVTQLPELRAVDQLIPAAEPDVILHGPVVETAAAIVEVAIDAAAGTLADSAVESEVDSTVDGQKQLFSSTEQLIADLVNHRTEGEEQKLASLEMETDVEVSQTRTMEQSSTMITEDPMKGVMKSTEITEGQVDPVSSEQDKDSKKMYKDVEEKMPEVQMISTEEKDDEIDDSVQTQDSKGTEALEQKVVVVHTTELVSEKTIEGDQKPLETEDMASVEMERETNESVLVSDGSKVTEVECCESLKTPEGRPPSLELTEEKGQSVKASQQVKEQTSKAADEKSESDVMESIGHKNDKESDKNQTIEAVEKQESQEMQSGHQMDQSSTLERVKAAAEQTTS; the protein is encoded by the coding sequence TCTGCTGACAGTCCAGTCGAGAGTCCTGCAATGGATTCTCCACTGAAGAGATTTTTTAGACAAGGCTTTTTCTCAGTGTTGCGAAGGAAGCCAAGCTTCAAGAAGGCTAAAGATGAGCCCCTGGTTGTTGGGGAGAAGCCCGAAGTGAACGGGGAGCAAGTTGTTGCCGCTGGAGACGTTAATGGTGGGGAAGGCGATCATGGACCTTCAAAGGAGCCTTCTGCGTTGCAAAAAGATGCTGAAATCTTGGGTGCCTTCCTggtggaagaaagagagagagacgatGACTTTGAAGACCTCTCTGTGGAACTAGCCAAAGTCAGGGAGGCAGAAGAAAGGCTGATGGGGAAAGGCAGCGTGTCTGCAGTAGATGACAGACAGCCTTGCCCTGAAATGAAGATGGCTGCCCCAGCCTTGGATATGGGTCAGGCGGCCCAGCTAACCTTGCAGAGCCCTTCAGCTGAGAGACCGGTGAAGCCAGAATTTGCCCCTGTCGAAGTCTCAGCAGAGCTTCAAGCAGGACAGACTGACTTAGGCCCAGATCGAACACAAGTCAAGGCCCCGGAGCCTATAGTGGGTGAGGCGGAGCTCCTGTCTTCCCAGGAAAAGGCCAAGCTGCAGGGCAGCCCCCTGAAGAAACTCTtcaccagcagcagcatcaaAAAGCTGTCTGGGAAGAAACCAAAAGCCGCCAAGGGGGAGTCCAAACCGGGAGATGAAGAGGAGGAGGCACGACTTCAGTCCTCCACTGAATCGGAGGGCAGTCCAGATGGCCAGAAGGCGGACACTCCTCCTTTAACTTCCCCTGAAGAAGTGAATGGGACAGTCCCTGCGGAGACTGCAGAAGCCACCAATCCTGAGGCGGAGGGAATGAACGGAGCTGCCGACggggagaggaagaaagagagcaTCACTGCGTGGGCTTCATTTAAAAAGTTAGTGACGTCGAAGAAGCGCCCCAAAGTACCGTCCGAGAATGACCGAGAGGACGAGCAGACTGACAAAGTGAAGAGTGTGGCTGCCTCTTCCAACGAGAGTGCCAGTGCCGCCCCAGCCGAGCTTCAAGAAGAAGCGAAACTAAATGCTGAGGACCTGAGTTTGGAGCGCAGCACTGAGGATCCCAAAAAGAAAGCGGATGTCCCTGTATCCTGGGAGGCTCTGATCTGTGTTGGTTCCTCCAAAAAGAGAGCAAGGAAGTTGTCCGACTCAGAGGTCCCACAGCTGGACGAGGAGCTCCAAAGGTCACCTGAGGCGGTCGCCCAAGTGCCGGATAGTGCTGAGGAATTGAGAGCCAGCGTTCCGCAGGATACAGATCAGGAGCAAGGTGGGACATCTCCGGAAGGTGCTGTGAGCAGCCCAGTGGAGGGGGACGTGTCTGATGGCGCCATCTCCACGTGGGAATCCTTTAAGAGGTTGGTGACCTCGAGGCGCAAGTCCAAATCCAAGCTCGAAGACCGTGCAGACGAATCTGTTGCCGTCGTCGCCACCGAAGCTGCTGTCCCTGAGACTGAGCAACAGGCCAAGGAGGAGTCATGGGCTTCTCTGAAAAAGCTGATTCCAGGCCGAAGGAAGAAGAGGTCCGATGCCAAGGCTGACCAGCTTCCGGCAGAGGACCTTGGAAAAGACACCAAGCAGGCAGAGGTGGGAGTGAGCAGGAGTGATGATGAGTCTGATACACCAGTAGTGGTTCCCCTTTCTGAATATGACGCTGTTGAAGAGGAGAGAGCAGCTGAGGAGCAGCAGCTAACAGTAGGCATGAATGCTGTCCACAAGGATGAACTTCTAACCAAGTCGGGAGCTCCAGCTGAAGGCGGGGAACTGAGCGCCGGACAAGCCATTACCATGGACCGGGGAGCTTTAGAGAGCATCAGAAGCAGCATTGATGAGAGATCGCCATCGTGGATATCAACTGCAGTCTCAGACATCATTGAGAAGACGGTTGAAGACGAAGGTAAAATAGTTGAAGAAATCATGGAAGCAATGGGACAACCGGAGCATGGTGATGCTGCTTCATTGGCAGATCAAGCCAGAACAGTCTGTCCCAATGAGATTGCCAAAGAGGCCCAGGTGAGCTCCGAGGTTGCCGTGGCACTGGAGTACCCGGCTGAGGAGTCCCTCACCGAGGAGACTGCCGAGATGGTGTCAGCCGTCTCGCAGCTGACGGAGACTCCGGTGACGACGGCAGAAAGCACCCCTGTGCCAGATGATGAGGTCCCAGTAACCAGGCAAACCCACGAGGTGCTGCAGGAGGCTGCTGAAAAGGTGAAGCTGTCAGCCAGGCCACTTGCTCCCCCCCGCAAAGTTGCGGCTGCCCCAGAGATTCCAGGCAGCGACCAGGATTCCACGGAAAAAGTACGAGAGGAGGCGGTCGGGACCTTGCGTGAAACTGAGATGTCAGAGCCTGCCGGGAAAGGAGAAACTGGAAAATCTGACGCTCCTTCTGCCTCTGAAGGCACTATCCGGGTGGCAGATAGCGAAAGTCCGCAGCTTGAGAGGGTCGAGCAGACAAAATGTGAAATGCTAGAGGTTTCTGCTGCTCAAAGCATTGAGTCTGAAATGATTCCTCCACCAGatgatgctgctgctgttggGGTTCTACAGGGCGTGGAGGGTGATGCCGCACATGTAAGCAAGTTTGACACTCTGCTAGCGGAAAAGATTGGAGAACCCTTGAGTTTGGTGGACCAAACTCATGCAGAAACTGCCTGCGAGGTTGAAACGGGAATATCTGAACCCAGAGTGAAGCTGGTAATGGACCAAACTGAGACTGGACTTGAGACCTTGGAAGTCAGTCAAGCAGAGGATGTTCTGAAGACAGAAGCTCCACTTGAAAAGTCCAAAGCTGCTGAGACAAGTTGCAGGGAAAAGGTTCTGACAGGAGATGAAGAGCCTATCAAAGCTGTTACTGCAGAAGTTCCTGGGAGGCTAGAAGTCAAGCAACTTGCTGAATGTAGAGACGTCACAGTTGGAATTCCAACAGAATCTGctgaggaggccacattggagcAAACAGCAATTGCAGAAGTTGCTCGTCAGATGGCTGTGGGAAATGTTGAGGCTGTATCTGAAGAGACTATTGGAAACATTCATGAGATTGTTGAGGAGGTGGGAACAGAAGAGCGTGTGATTGAATGCAGAGAGACTCTAGCCAGTACGAAGGAGGATAAGGTTGAGCCAGTTTCTGAACAGAGCATGAAAATCATTCCAGCAAATGTGGAAATGAATGCAACTGCGGCTGGAgtttgtgaagaaagcattggaGTTACTCCAGTCGTAATAGTGACAGAGTTGTGCAGCGAGGAGATGGTGCAAGTGGGCCCAGATGTGAGTGTTTCTCAAGTTGGTCTCAGTGAGGAGACCATTGAAGTCACTCCGGTAATAACATTGATGCAAGTTGTATCGAGTGAAGAAACTGTTAAAGATACCTCCAATGTGGAAGTGACTGAGGCTGAACTTGGTGAAGAGACTAAGCAGACCACTCCTGTAGTAGAAGTAACAGAGGTTCTACCTGGTGAACAGACTACTGACAAAATCAGTCCAGAAATGATGACAGCGGTAGTGTGTACTGAACAGACTGATGCTAGTCCGGTTGTCACGGTGACGGAAACAGTACGGGGTGAAGAGACGGATAGTGCCCCTCCAGTTGCCGTGGTGATGGAGACAGTACGCGGTGAAGAGACAGTTGGTGTCGGTCCGGTGGCCATGGCGACGGAGACAGTATGTAGCGAAGAGACGGACGGTGCCAGTCCGGTTGCCACGGTGACAGAGATGGTACGCGGTGAAGACACTGACGGTGCCAGTCCGGTTGCCATGGTGATGGAGACAGTATGTAGTGAAGAGATGGACGGTGCCAGTCCGGTTGCCACGGTGACAGAGATGGTACGCGGTGAAGACACTGACGGTGCCACTCCGGTTGCCACGGTGACGGAGACAGTATGTAGTGAAGAGATGGACGGTGCCAGTCCGGTTGCCATGGTGATCGAGACAGTATGCAGTGAAGAGACAGATGGTGCCAGTCTGGTTGCCACGGTGACAGAGATGGTACGTGGTGAAGACACGGACGGTGCCACTCTGGTTGCCACAGTGACGGAGACAGTATGTAGTGAAGACACAGTTGGTGCCAGTCCAGTTGCCATGGTGACGGAGACAGTACGTAGCGAAGAGACGGACAGTGCCGGTCCAGTTGCCATGGTGATGGAGACAGTATGCAGTGAAGAGCTGGACGGTGCCGGTCCGGTTGCCAAGGTAACGGAGACAGTATGCAGTGAAGAGATGGGTGGTGCCGGTCCGGTTGCCATGGTGACGGAGATGGCACGCGGTGAAGGGGCAATTACAAAACAGGAAGAGATTGTACATATGGTAACAAATGATAAAATAGTACAGGACCAAATCAAGACTATGCAGAAGGTTGTCGATGCTCATGAGCCTGTGTTATCTATTGCAGTGGATGTGGGAACTGAAAtgagtgggtctgtgtgtgaagaGATGATGTCTGTTGTTTCAAGAGTCAGGGAGCAGGGAACAAAGGAACAAATAGTTGAAATGCTGACTTCACCGAAGGAAGTTGTACAGCAACAGTCAAATATTGTAGAACTATCCAAAGAAACAATTCAGACCTCCATAACTGAGAGAACAGTAATTGAGGTTGTGAAGAACATCGACACAGAAATAGGTGATAAATTTGAAGTTGCACATCTTGAGGGTGCTGTCAAGGAAACCCATGTTGAGCTTCAAAGTGAAACTGGTATAATTGCGATAACACAGGTAGGAAGGGAAGTGGACCAATATCTGACTAAAGAGGATACCATGGCCATGCTATCCAAAGAGAAATTTGAAGTTTTGCCAGACGGACCAATTGGAAAAACCGTTACCATAGAGTTTTCAGCAACTGAGGTGGTTGAGTCAGAAGCCAAAGATCATGAAACACTAAGTTGTGTTACTGACAAGCCTCAGAGCATAGCAACTGAAGAGGCCGTAGATACAAATGAGAACGTAAGTCTCCAACAAGAGTCTGAAGTGGTTGAACTTGTGCAGAAGGTGGGAGATGAGCTGCCTGCTGTGGAAAAAGACCAACCAACACCAGAAATTGAATTCGAGTCTGCGCACGCAGATGTTGAGCTCGTCCAATTGGATGGAGCAGGTGTAGTTGTACCCAAACAATGTGAAGCCTCTGCAAAAGCTGATGAGGCACAAAAAGGGGATGGTGTGGAGTTGGCTAATGGAGCAACTGAAAAACACCTAAGCAACTTGGAGTCTTCTGGAGAGTTGTGTTCCTCAGAAGCTTCAGCTGAAGGATGCACAGAAGAGCCTAAACTGGAAGTAGTTCCTGAATCTGAAGGTGTAACTTTGGGGAGTGAGATAAAATTATACTCTGGTTCTATTGATGAATTTCAAACTGTGCAAAATGAGACTGTGACCTTAACAACGGAGCCTTATGTAGCTGAGAGTTCAGAGTCCCGTGAAGTGGCTTTCCCTGTGACTGCAGCTGCTGTAGAAGAACAGGTCATTGCAGAGACTGTGGGATCAGTGGTGACGCAGCTTCCAGAGCTGAGAGCTGTAGATCAGCTTATCCCAGCAGCTGAACCCGATGTTATTCTACACGGACCCGTAGTAGAAACTGCGGCTGCCATTGTGGAGGTAGCGATAGATGCAGCGGCTGGCACCTTGGCAGACTCTGCTGTGGAAAGTGAAGTAGACTCGACTGTTGATGGGCAGAAGCAACTGTTCTCCAGCACTGAGCAGCTCATAGCTGACCTGGTTAATCACAGAACTGAAGGAGAAGAACAGAAATTGGCATCCTTAGAAATGGAGACTGATGTAGAAGTCAGTCAAACCAGGACGATGGAACAGTCAAGTACCATGATAACTGAGGACCCAATGAAGGGTGTCATGAAGTCAACTGAAATAACAGAGGGACAAGTAGATCCTGTTTCTTCTGAACAGGATAAAGACAGTAAAAAGATGTATAAAGATGTGGAAGAAAAGATGCCAGAAGTACAAATGATCTCAACAGAAGAAAAGGATGATGAAATTGATGATAGTGTGCAAACCCAAGACAGCAAGGGCACTGAAGCTTTAGAGCAAAAAGTAGTGGTAGTTCATACAACTGAGTTGGTAAGTGAGAAAACTATTGAGGGTGACCAGAAACCACTTGAGACTGAAGATATGGCATCAGtggaaatggagagagaaactaaTGAGTCTGTACTAGTGTCTGATGGGTCAAAAGTGACTGAAGTAGAATGTTGCGAGTCATTGAAAACCCCTGAAGGAAGACCACCATCTCTAGAACTGACTGAGGAAAAAGGCCAATCTGTAAAAGCCAGTCAACAGGTTAAAGAACAAACATCAAAAGCTGCAGATGAGAAGTCGGAGAGTGATGTGATGGAATCCATTGGTCACAAAAATGATAAAGAATCTGATAAAAACCAGACAATTGAAGCAGTTGAAAAACAAGAGAGTCAAGAAATGCAAAGTGGACACCAAATGGATCAGTCCTCTACTTTAGAACGTGTAAAAGCTGCAGCAGAGCAAACAACATCCTGA